The Candidatus Omnitrophota bacterium genome has a window encoding:
- a CDS encoding ABC transporter permease, with translation MGKIIAFIKKDFQIFLSYKLFFMLRWAGIVIPVVTFYFISKFIDQQGNIAFSEYRGGYFPFVVIGLSVYGYLLVLLRSASEGMRQEQMYGTLEVIFATPVKSSIVAISAGLWNSLIALVAMVVCLVTGILLFKEGIVALDWFALFLTLIMIVVNFLSIGILAAAVIVVCKRGDPIAWFASTFFAFFGGVYYPVSVLPKGFQKISQFLPITYAVRALRKVILAGATSVEITNELVVLFICAVCLLPLSLIIFSYAVRRAKMSGSLSYY, from the coding sequence ATGGGAAAAATTATAGCATTTATTAAGAAAGATTTTCAAATTTTTTTAAGTTATAAGCTATTTTTCATGTTGCGTTGGGCGGGTATTGTTATACCGGTTGTTACTTTTTATTTTATATCTAAGTTTATCGACCAGCAGGGGAATATTGCCTTCAGCGAATATCGAGGAGGGTACTTCCCTTTTGTGGTTATAGGCTTGTCAGTATACGGCTATCTTCTTGTCTTGTTGCGTTCAGCTTCTGAAGGTATGCGGCAGGAGCAGATGTACGGAACTTTAGAGGTTATTTTTGCTACCCCGGTAAAAAGTAGTATCGTAGCAATTTCGGCAGGTTTGTGGAATAGTCTTATTGCTTTAGTTGCTATGGTGGTATGTTTGGTAACCGGAATTTTATTGTTTAAGGAGGGCATTGTTGCTTTGGATTGGTTTGCCTTATTTTTAACTTTAATTATGATTGTCGTTAATTTTTTAAGCATAGGTATATTGGCTGCTGCAGTAATAGTGGTTTGTAAAAGAGGTGATCCGATTGCTTGGTTTGCTAGTACATTCTTTGCTTTTTTTGGCGGAGTTTATTATCCAGTGAGTGTTTTGCCTAAAGGGTTTCAGAAAATATCTCAGTTTTTACCGATCACTTATGCTGTCAGGGCTTTGCGTAAAGTTATACTTGCCGGGGCAACATCTGTCGAGATAACTAACGAGTTAGTTGTGTTGTTTATTTGTGCAGTATGTTTGTTGCCTTTATCTTTAATTATTTTTAGTTATGCTGTGCGGCGAGCTAAGATGAGCGGTAGCTTATCTTATTATTAG
- a CDS encoding ABC transporter ATP-binding protein translates to MGYLVETHQLTKIFKPHKGIGEKLRGSAARTEVKAVDRVSFSLEAGSTMAIMGPNAAGKTTLLKLIASLIIPTSGRISVKGTIGLVTGEERSFYWRLSGQQNLEFFAALYGLGKSEAKRRIQQLVELLGIEDMSDVLVQEYSSGYKQRLAIARGLLHDPDILLLDEPTKNLDSSHAEHLRIFIRENLGKESKKTVIFTSHNLEEASFLANKLAVMDKGCLRQQDS, encoded by the coding sequence AGGCATTGGTGAGAAGCTTAGAGGCTCAGCAGCTCGAACCGAGGTAAAGGCTGTAGATAGAGTTAGTTTTTCTTTAGAAGCAGGTTCCACCATGGCTATTATGGGTCCTAATGCTGCCGGAAAAACAACTCTTTTAAAACTAATCGCTTCTTTAATTATTCCAACCAGTGGTCGGATTTCGGTTAAAGGTACAATTGGTTTGGTTACCGGGGAAGAGAGGAGTTTTTACTGGCGCTTGAGCGGTCAGCAGAATTTAGAGTTTTTTGCTGCTTTGTACGGTTTGGGAAAATCCGAAGCCAAGAGGCGAATCCAGCAGTTGGTTGAATTGCTGGGCATCGAGGATATGAGTGATGTTCTGGTTCAAGAGTATTCCTCGGGATACAAACAGAGGCTGGCTATTGCTAGAGGATTATTGCATGATCCGGATATCTTGCTTTTAGATGAACCCACTAAAAATTTGGATTCTTCTCACGCTGAACATTTAAGAATTTTTATAAGAGAAAACTTAGGTAAAGAAAGCAAAAAGACAGTTATTTTTACTAGTCATAACTTAGAGGAAGCTTCGTTTTTAGCGAATAAATTAGCAGTAATGGATAAGGGTTGCCTAAGGCAACAGGATAGTTGA
- a CDS encoding coproporphyrinogen III oxidase family protein — MGNLQKSKATLTIPQLRQSNDLSLVYVHIPFCKYKCHFCCFCRRYNNDFLALKELKTPYIKALLKELAVKSFCSEKNRKTKLKAIYFGGGTPSLLSVKELDKIISSILSCSGQNRSDIVEISIEATPDSLTDQKVRGLKSIGFNRISIGVQTFNNKILSGLNRDHRAKDIYSSYDRIRKVGFKNVNLDLLCNFPGQTFSECKDDLKIAVSMEPDHMSYATLLPVPGPLFDKSTNIIEKKIFNPYRMNLIAGNLDLILHAYDYLSNNGYPNYFHTYFAKKGKEFLSELIFVFCVPFMGLGAGAIGWDGMNSINIKEYIKNPLSQTKALLSNDKPFYWSLLRAIYLQLLLPEGINIDYFNDRFNCDLEKIISNPDRFLNYSRLNKKYNFWPSHDYNKSLKTFKKMIRKDVIEKYKGCIRIVPKKRFSPEGLGIYVNEVYAQQNITNNLSE; from the coding sequence ATGGGCAATCTACAAAAATCCAAAGCAACTCTTACCATACCGCAGTTACGACAATCCAATGACTTATCACTAGTATATGTCCACATCCCTTTTTGTAAATACAAATGTCACTTCTGTTGTTTCTGCCGCAGGTATAATAATGATTTTCTAGCCTTAAAAGAACTAAAAACCCCTTACATCAAAGCTCTCTTAAAAGAGCTCGCGGTAAAAAGCTTTTGTTCCGAAAAAAACCGAAAAACAAAGCTAAAAGCAATTTATTTTGGCGGAGGAACTCCGTCTTTACTCTCGGTAAAAGAACTGGATAAGATAATTTCTTCAATACTTTCCTGCTCCGGACAAAATAGAAGCGACATCGTAGAAATAAGCATAGAAGCAACTCCTGATTCTTTAACTGACCAAAAAGTCCGCGGCTTAAAATCTATAGGGTTTAACCGAATAAGTATCGGGGTGCAAACTTTTAATAACAAAATCCTCTCAGGCTTAAACCGCGACCACCGAGCAAAGGATATTTATTCTAGTTACGATCGCATACGTAAGGTTGGTTTTAAAAACGTAAACCTTGACTTGCTATGCAACTTTCCAGGCCAGACGTTTTCCGAATGCAAAGATGACTTAAAAATTGCTGTTAGCATGGAACCAGACCACATGTCTTATGCCACCTTACTCCCGGTGCCTGGCCCCTTATTTGATAAATCAACGAACATAATCGAAAAAAAAATATTCAACCCATACCGAATGAACTTGATAGCGGGCAATTTAGATTTAATCCTCCATGCCTACGACTATTTATCTAACAATGGATATCCTAATTATTTTCATACTTATTTTGCCAAAAAAGGAAAAGAGTTTCTATCAGAACTAATCTTTGTTTTCTGCGTTCCCTTTATGGGCCTTGGCGCCGGAGCCATAGGCTGGGACGGCATGAATTCAATAAATATCAAAGAGTACATCAAAAATCCTCTCAGCCAAACCAAAGCGCTTCTCTCTAACGACAAACCATTTTACTGGAGCCTTCTACGTGCTATCTACCTACAGCTTCTATTACCCGAGGGAATAAATATAGATTATTTCAATGACCGGTTTAACTGCGATCTGGAAAAAATAATATCTAACCCGGATCGTTTTTTAAATTACTCCCGCCTAAATAAAAAATACAATTTCTGGCCGAGCCACGACTACAACAAAAGTTTAAAAACATTTAAAAAAATGATTCGAAAAGATGTAATTGAAAAATATAAAGGGTGTATACGCATTGTTCCAAAAAAGCGATTCTCCCCAGAAGGGCTAGGAATTTATGTTAATGAAGTTTATGCCCAGCAAAATATTACCAACAATTTAAGTGAATAA